The sequence ACACTCTACATTACTTGTTTCAGCGACGGAAATGCTCATCTCCAATTGGAACTTGCCGAGAGTCAAGTGCAACATTTGAATACCAAAATAGAAAGGCTGGAAAAGACCAACGATCACTTGAACAAGAAGTTTGTCATTAAgtacttgatttttttcaaaaatcaatgtttttttctagaatcgTCGAATTGGAGGCCGACTGCAAGCGTGGCGGCGTGACCTCAGCACATTCCAAAGCTGGCGAATTCAAATTAACGCCTGAAATGGAAAAGGACATGTCAAAAATGATTGTGACAATCAGCGAGCTTGAACGCAAAAATCTCGAGCTCACAACTCAAGTCAAGCAGTTGGAAACTAAAGTGACACCAAAGCCTAACTTTGTTGGTAAGTTGATTGAAAAGCAAGTTAAAAGGggatcattttcaaattttgatggaGTTTgccagatgtttttttttgaattaaaagaTGTTATAtcaaaactaagaaaaaaaattatatttccaaGAGGAAATTGTACAGTACTACAACTGCCCCATGTTGTAAGGTAGATTAGTGTTTTTCATATCAAAAGGTTAGCAAAACACATATTTCAGTGCCATCAGGAACAACCACCACAGAATTGCGCAAAGAGcaggaaaaaaggaaagcGCTAGAAGCTCAAGTAAACGAGTTAAAAACAACAGTATTTAAGTCCGataatcaaaaagttatcTCCCTCGCCACcaaggttagtttttttttcttaaggCTTCTTAGgctccattttcaaattttagatcgAACAGCTGAACGGTCAGCTTCAGATGGTGAATGAGAGATGTAACACacttcacaaaaaacaagTCAAAGACGGGGAGATCCAATATTCGGATgagttgaaacaaaaaattgaagatctTGAAAAGCGGCTTAGTGAGAAGTTGGCCATTGATTCAGTCAGTGAATTGCAAGGCAAAATTCCGACCATTGATGAAATTGAGCAGTGTTGCGAAGTTTTAGCAGCAGTTGAGACCCAAACTGGAAGGTTATGCAAGCAATTCGAAAAGATTGATCACGCACAGAAAGTAAGAATGTTTATAGATTTAATGGAACTTGTGCGCCAAATAATACACAGATgcgaaatgttttaaatgttgTCCCAAAATACAATACCCGGTCACGATACGCCAAATGTTTgctaaatgcaaaaaggtgtgGGTCTtcaaaaacactaaaatttcCTAACTTTCGTGGACACtaacattttattgatttttcaaagaaaaaaactatggTAAATCAAAATCTCCATAGAAAACAAGGGTTcgaataataaaacaatttctaaaCACGCAGACCCTTTTGcattgaacaaaaatgtgtcgcttcgagaccaggtactataattttgagacaaaaattaCGGAATCCCACATCTGGGTAGTACAGCTTTCTTGAATGTCTTCACTCCTATTATATTTGATTATTTAAGGATGAACGTCGTCGATCACTTTCCAAGGACAGCGGTGCAGCAATCATAGCTGAACTTGCCAATGTCATGCAAGAAATGAAAAACGTGCACCAAAAGCTTGACAAGATCAAAAACGTCACTCCAAATACTGGATTATCTGTAAAACGAATTCCAAGCAAGGAAAACCTTCTCGAaataaaatgctcaaaatgtgACCAACTACAAACAAGCATTGATGAACAGGCAAATGAGATCTCAttttataaaaagaaaaataaggaTTTGACAAATCAAGTGCTCCAAACAGAAGATCGCTGGACAATTGAGATTGAAAAGCAGCGtcagatatttgaaaaagaaatcaagACGTTAGGAATCAGAGTCGCGGATGCTAAAAGACAGAATGATGAATTATCAGAGCTGTTGGAATCAAAATCAACAACACTTGTTGAAAAGACAAGATCTTTAGAAGAACAAGAGGAGAGAAGCAAGAAGTTAAGAGCTGAAACAGAATTGTTGAGAAAAGATATGCAGGTGCGTAGTTTTATATACAGAAGGTGTGATCCGCAACTATACTTTTAAGTAATTTCTCCatctcaaaaatctgaattcatcattaaaggtggtgtagtcgaattttttttattgctttattagactcaaaattgtctgaaaacaccgaatttcataatgaaacttcttgaaaacttttcaaaaaaaaagttatggcggctcgaaaaatagcctaaaattagagaaaatttgaaaaaattagaaaaaattggacaaatctcttcgtccatcgacttttaaataccttaataaagctgaaaacgcaagataatcgACTTGTATACCCCAAATTAgacaacaatttcaaaaaaaaattgtttccagcctcTGCGACAATGATAAgttgtttaaatttcaaattttcacaaattttaggccatttttcaaaagctaataactttttttttgataagtttttaagaagtttcatcatgaaattcagtgttttcagacaattttgagtctaataaagaactaaaaaaaattcgactacaccacctttaaggtttcatattttaattccaaatttcaaaagtatcCTTGAGTTAGTTAACTTTCGAATGAATTTCAAAGTCTTCTTAATTTCAGGAGTTagaaactgataagaaaacgGTGAAAGAGTTTGAAATCAAGTACAAGAAACTAGAAAGCATATTTGAAACCGAAcgtgaaaaaatgaatggagAAAGAAATCGTTCTAAAAACGAACTCGCCGcaatgaagaaattgaaggATGACGCTGAAGAGCATTTGAGTAAGTTTTTCTGCTTGGTAAAAATAAGTTGAGAGCACATATTTAGatatattttctttcagaaaagttaTCAGATgatcagaagaaaaatgatgccgcttggaaaatcgaaaagtctAAACTGGAAAAAGATATTGCTTTGCTCAAGAAACAGTTACCTGATGAGCATGAAATGAAAGAGTCGACTGGTAAGCTATAATTGATGTGTCAGTTCTAGTAATTTGTTTTAGCTACTCCACAAAACTCGATTTCGGGAGAATCTTCACCACTCCGTCGTCAAGATAGTGAAAAGATGCTTGTACTTGAACTTAAGAAGCAAATTTCAATACTTGAAAAGAGAATTGCTGATTCGAACAGCTCACTGGAAGAATGCAAGATTCAAAATGCAGAACTCAGAGATCAGCTCGCAAAAGTTCAGGCAAACTGGGAGAAAGATAAAGAAGTGTTCCAGCACAAAAccagaaaaagcgaaaaactaCGAACAGTTGAGATAGATGCAATGCAACAAAAGTTTAGCAGTAGAATGCGAATCATGGAAGACACTAACAAAGCCCTGCATTCACaggtaaaaatttattttttataaaaatattctcTTTTGTGATCAAGTCGAAAAATAAACCATTTCAGCTTGTCCTAGCTCGGCGTGAGCGTGATACAAACAAAGATGCTCtgacaaatttcgaaaaacaggTTACCGACGAAAGGAATAATTTGAAAGTGAAAGAGAAGTCGGCCAATGAATCAACGGAAAAAGTAAAGGAACTTGTAAGTTTTATTTCACCTTTGTGTTTTACTTACCCCCACTaaccatttctaattttcacagaaaactcACATTTACCACGTTTGATATTAACACAGGTGCTCATTTGATGTGTTTTAATGATTATCACAAATTCACGGGTGAATTGAACTCACAAGCAATAATAACATTTAGTAGAAGGTAATTTCTTTTGAAGTGAAACACGTGTACTAAGAATTTTCCCGCTCCGTTTGATCTCCGCATACTGCGGGTATTTTacacccaaaaaatgtgacgtcacattttaGAGTATAGAAAACTTTTGTCTCAAATTTGGCGCCCGTTCTGTAGATCAAAATGAGAGGAATAATTCTAACTACGCATGGTGAAATAAACCGCCCATGGTTGACCATTGATCATTTTAAACGTCATCTTTCAGCAAAATCGATTAACCGCCAAAGAGGAAGAACTAGAACGCTTAAACACTGATTTACGGTTAACAAAAGAAGCTCGAAAAGCGGATCAAATTTTATGGAACATTGATAGAGCTAGAAATAGGaatgaaaaaatcgacaaCACTGATTCGGTTGAAACGATTCGCAAACAATATCGCGACtgtgaaacattttattcaaagGAGATGGATCGATTAAATGATAAAATCACAGAAATAACAGCAGAGAAGAATCGACAGAAGAATGAAGCACAGAAAACCATTAGAGTGCTCAGCGAGCAGATCAAAGTTTTGGAGATTGAGCAAAAGAATTTGTCGCAAAATAAAGATAGTCAACAGGTCGTAAAGGTAAGGATTTCAATGAATTGTTATTCAATATTGTTGTGACGTTAGgaattttcaagcaaattgGATGCGAacgtttttaaactttaatgaACTTTTGTGTTTTAGGAAATGATTGAATCTGAGAGGGAACGTCTCCAACAAATTGTTCACCTGAATGAACTCCAAAAACTAACTCGGAAGTACCGTCTTAGCAGTATAATTGATCAGTTAGCGTATGTCAGCGAAGCAACCCGTAAAACATCACGAGAGGCCGAGCCAGATGGCATTCGCTACATTATAAATCAGCTAACAGTTTTAAGAGATGACGAAGCGGCCAACAATTTGAATCCGTAAGTTGAAATTTGTGAGCATTATGGGTTGAAGCTTGTTACAGAGATGAGAGAGCAGGTTCTGTGCTCGGAGAAAAGGCTTCAAATGGGTATGCTCCGTCAATCTCAGAGTGTGGAGAGGGAACTTATGATAACATTAGTCAATCATCCTTCTCAATTCGATCAGTAAACAGTGCTCCACTGAGGCATGCGTATAGGTGAGTTTTAATGAAAACAGTCTCTCCGAAATACACCTCTTTTCACTTCTACTTGTCATTTTTGTTATTGCCTTttatcttttcttttttttttcttttactttttACGTGAGTTTATTTGACTTTAGTTCAGTTTGTCTTATTTTCATTATAACAATTAAATcttaatatagaaaaaaaacaatcgtAACATTTTAGTCAGCTTTGCTGAACCACTTCTACTTGCATGCctctttccttttcttttcacTATCATTTTCAGACACGCTAACCTTCCTATTCCAACTACCACTGCTTCTGTTTCAACGACTATTAGTGAAACTGAGCCGTATTATAGTAAACCGGAGAAGCTGAACATCATCAGTAATTACACTACAAAGAGATCATTCAGGTATATTTTAATGGGCTTTTTCTGGGATTCCATCAGTTGATTTTTGTGGCTTTctgtgatattttttgttgggtTTATCAATTACAGATTTGAGTTTATGTCTTTCTTCTTcaatactaaaaaataaaagcattgacgaataaaaattgatagcaatttggcaatttgaaacatttttcaacaataattTAGCaagtacaaatttttcaatagatgcaaatttttagtagtcaaaaaattacatattttgagcgtttttattttagtttccTGCTTGGTAAAAAACCGACTGAATAAATTATCCTATGCAATAACAAACGTTTCCAGCACTGAAAGCTCAAATGGGTTTGACAAATACGGTCGTCCAATGAGACGAGGATTATATCACGAACCATCATCAAGTAATAACTTAAGTAAGTACGTCGTATGGATGTACGGGAGTAATTGTGTTTTACAGGTGTACCGGGTAGAAAAACATCAAATGATGAGTATTCAATGAGTCGAGCTGCTTCATTCGATAACCGCAGCCAGTTTAGTGAGGACGAGGTGACCGAGGATGGAAGGAGCTCCCGGCCCAACAGCACGGGCGCAAATATTCTGTATAGAGTTCGAAGAGAGGAACTGGCACGTGGCGGACAGCCATCGGTGAAACTGATGGCAAAGGCTTTTGAGGCAATTGATGAGCCGAGAACGGATAAGAGAGGGTTCTTTGGAATTAGGAAGTCAAGATCAGTGGAAACGACGCAAAATGGGAAGCATAGTAAATTTGTGAGtctcacaaaaaaatgtcatCAAATGATAAACTGGACTTTTTTAAGGAAGAAGCTGCTAACTCAGCCTTGATGCACAGTTTGGGACAAGTAGAGGAAGGAGTCAGCAGCAATTATGCAACCCTACCAAGAGGTAGGCATTTTTCGTGTCTTCCTTTCGGGTTGAAAGACCaaacgcaaaaatttcaaaagtttaaaaaatgttctgatttttttcttcaatagtCTTCTACTTGttcacaaaatttattgaattattaTCCCAGTATACTTCAATAAATCATAGTAAAACTATAAATTAAGGGTaaactgaatttatttttcaggaggTCGAAatcctttcaaaaatatggGGTCTCGTTTGGTGGAGCGTGTTCGCAGAAGCTTATCCCGGTCGAGTAGACAATCTCGTGATTCTGACAGGGAAGATGAGATTGAAGTACAAGTTTACAAAAAGGTAAATTTTATACTTCTGAACAAGAAACtttaatgataaaaaatttcagcctgaAAAACCAATATCTTCCCccaagaaaacgaaaaagaagtCAGCCGAATCAAAAGCTCGCAAGAATTCCAGTAACATCTTCACATAGTTTgatattttccagttttctctCATTCTATTCCaagtttgttaattttttgaaaatctctcaTAGTCATCTAAATTACTTGTCCACTCTGTTGCCAATTTGATTATCCATATGATTTCACGAGAAATAAGTTAACTTTGCTCCATTCTTTTCATTGAAAGTGTTAAACTTTAAACCCATGCATTAAGTTCATTTGTTTGTTTATTTGTTTCGTTTCACTGAAACTATTAATGAAAGGTTTTCTTAATTTGTGAtttgtaaaatgaaaaaaatgtaaaatgaaaaatgaaacggttacaaaaaatttcctgcaTTTAGAGGGTGTCTTCATCATCACTGAGAAATAAGTCTTTATCATCCTTATCCAGATCACTACCGTCGTCATTATCATACACTTCAATGTCCTCGTCCTCAGGATTctacaaaagttttaaattatgaTTATTATTCTAGATATTATCCTCTTTCAGTTCTCCTACTAGCCACAATCATGAAATCGTGCCCCCTCCCATATccaaaattgtgcaaaatccATGTGTTTGTCACACAGTTAAATTGCATGACAGTCACATTTTAACTGACGTATTTGCTATAATTTCAGCAGTCAAACActcatgaaaaataaaaaatcttaccGTTTCATCATCATCCACTACTTTCCATCTGACAGACTGGGCTTCCAAATCAGATCGAAGGAGACGTTTTAATTCtatttcaatctgaaaataccAAGTATTGTTACATCTTTAATTCAAAACCTCTCACTTCTTCAACAGCCATTgtctttttctcctttttctttctaaatctacgttttttggcatttttcatcGGTGGTGTGATTCCGTGGGGGTAGTGGTATTCTttgactttctgaaaaaaatattgtaatatcatatgtatatttattttgaaacctcTTTTGCCAATTGACGTGCAGTTTTTGATTGAACATTCGTTTTGTTTTCTACTCCACTTCCTTCCACTTCTATTTTTGGCTCCCGATTTTCAATACCTTCCGGATTCAACTTTTTCCGCTCAGCTTTCGGGATTGGCATGGCTCCTTCACATATGATCATTTGAGAAACATCTGTTACTTTGTACAATGTGCTATTATCTAGAGTTTTGTGCACCTGGAAAGAAATtaacttgaattttaataGATGCTCTCTTAATACGAGCTGCTTAACTTATGGGTCAATTgtttcgagaaaattgaaaaacatcgTTTTAGGGCCGTTTCATTTGGAATTTGTAAagtatattttcattttgtttacTAACCTCGTTAATAGTTGGAAGATCAAGAATTTTTGCAGGCAAAATCTGGTTTCCAAGTCTAATTTGAACAGTTCGGTTATCCTCTTGGAAATTAATTCCAAGCTCTTCAGCATCTATTTCACCGTTCACCGCTTTCTCCATTCTATTCACAACATCTGGAGGGACTCGTAAAATCAGATGTTCTTCCCATTCCTCATTATCCTCgtgttgctgaaaatttccaaaatattttatcgggcaacttattaaaaatttaccttTGCAACTTTCAAATTGACTGAAATGGGTTGATCAAATGACATTTTTGTGTCGTACCTGTAAGTTATattgtgaagttttttttttggttctacACGGAAAAAAGCAAACAAGTGAGTGTGGAGGGGTACCATCGTAAGGAGTGTCCATATACTTTGTAAGACATCTATTCTCTCCTTTTTCAAGAACaaacattatttgaaaagaaCGTCGAGGCAGTTTGGAAGTTACAAAGAAGAAAAGAGTGTATAAACTTGCcttggaaaaaatagaaagattCATGCACATTTCTCCATCTCTTTTTCTGCCAATGGGAGAAGGCACAATTCAAACTAACATATTAGGGGATGAAAAGAGAAGCAGGGgagctattttttcaaactcaaaaagaaaaaacagaaagtcTCCAGAATTTCCCtggaaaactgcaaaaattaaaagaggggaaatacattaaaattgaaaatgggaaACTAAGATTTGTTGATCCAAATCGAATGGCCAAGGTTTTTTGATGGCAGAAAATTTGGTGACACTTTGGAGTTTAAAATTGTTAGTTAGTTTATGTTGGGAAATGCACCATGatatcattatttttgaaaatcattattgaaaatgttgatgTAAAATTTTATAGCAATATGAAAATAAACTGTATGTAATATACAAAATGTTATCAAAATATATGActacaaaattctaaattagCAACTCAAAATCAATAGTGACTAAACTCAAAACGAAAAGAGGTATCTGTTATGTGCACTCGAGATATTTGGACGCTCTTCGTCCGCCTCCCAATGTGTTCGCACCTCCGTTCGCTTCTTTTTGCTGTGTCTGCATCTCTTCATAGTCTCACAGTGTCTTGTATGCCTTCCAACGACGACTTCAGTTTATGTCTCGCAAATCGGGAGAGGAAGGAAAAGGAAGGTGTTACGTTGATTGATGAGccacattgaaaaataattgatctGCACTGTAAAGTTGATGCttgatgtttgaaaatataaataacaTATGGAGCAATTTTggatttgaaattgatatactaaatattcttaaattattaaaaaactagatttgGGAAGGTGAAACATAAACAAAGAATTTCCATGAGAAGCATTAACATTGTGCGTTCTTTACATCAAttcaaattagttttttaagactatttagaaaataaaaactgaaagtaGGGAAAATACGATTTTATACCGTTTTTGTTGTTATGATCAATATAATCCATTTTTAAGTGTGTAATAGTGTcaataaaaactttgttttaaaaaattggaatggcAAAAATTCCTTGAATACAGAATAAGAATTGAAACTATTTTAGTTCTTGAAACCTGGCTCATGTTCCTGTTCGAATTCTCTCCTAAGTAAGAGCTGTTGACCAAACAGAACTTTGCTACGAcaatattcaaaacatttacAAAATGAGTTGAGTGCTTCTAGTTGAAGAAGAGAGAACGtaaacttaaaggtggagtagcgccagcggggaaattgcttcaaaacacgcctatgataccacaatgaccaaatatcatgattaaaaaattcaaaaaaatttcctaaattttatatgattttttgaaaattgaaaaaatctcagtttttgttattttccaccgatttttaatgttttcggtgtgtttttgcttgaattttagagagaaagtcaaaataattgcaaactttcgattaaaaagcacgcttacaAATAACGCTTATAAACGATTTCGGccctgaattaattaatttcactgatttacgcctgtacgcgtgctttttaatcgaaattttgcaattattttgactttttctctaaaattcaagcaagAACAcaccgaaaaattaaaaatcggtggaaaataacaaaaaataaatttaaaaacgtgcaagcgcgctccatcgaacaagtCCAATTGgaggtaattcaaataggaattaggcaaaaactgagatttttcaattttcaaaaaatcatataaaatttagaaaatttagaaaaattttttatcatgatattcggtcattgtggtaccatgggcgtgttttaaagcaatttccccactggcgccaCTCCACCTTAAAGCCATTCTCAgtcagtgattttttaaagagtacACTATTTTTTCCTGTATACCAGATAGTTctaagtatttttaaaaataaatcccaTTTTCGTTAttccactttaaaaaatttcacaacacaatgttttaataacgTTTAAAACTGTTCAATGAATTTTAAACCTTGATCAAGTTGCAAAAATGCTCATTCTTGcacaaaaaacttcagaaattcAATATACCATTGGCAAAATATCAGCTGCTTGCAAAGtgttcggatttttttttcaattcctgaaACTATAGAACTGTACAACGTTTTGCACAACAGCAGGAATAGTTCTTGCATCTGAGCAAGTTCAAGAGTTCAGATTGCCaagtttcagacaattttaatatgaaaCAAGCGTCTATATTTCTCCAACCgacttcattttcaaattcctagatatttgcagaaaaaaaaacaattgaaagattttatataaaaatcggattttgtttcaggatatcttcaactattttttatcaatGCCTCCCATCGTTCAATATCGTTGTACCAATGTTAGTTAGGCCCCAATCTgtttattttaacaaaattgtaaacaaattttagtttcGACTCCATAATGCTAGATAAATATTGTCACCTGAAAGTAGTACATACATAGATCACGAAAGTTTGTTTTTCAGGTAGCtcatttataaaatgttttgatcaACAATAAAACCAaagttaaaaacaattaatgcacaccagaaatcaaaaaagttgctAAAAGTGTTCTCTTCTGAtcattgtaaaaattaaaagtacattcaaaaatcatgatataatttagaaattttaaagagaTTCTAAGCAAAAGTTATTTAATAATATAATCAGTCGTTCGGTTTTTAGTTTCTCATATGAATATTTGAACCaaacttttctgttttcataatttttttaatacccaatatctaattttcaaaattaaagtagACAGGCAGTTTGTCAAATTTTGCTAACTTTTcgcgaaaaataatttagtgtCACATTTTGGTGTGAGATTCtgcaactatttttttatccGTAGGATTTCCTGAATTCATGTTGCATTTTTCGTCCTTTTGTGTATATCAAAGTGGTGCGAAACACGATTCTTGATGTTTTAAAAggtttcggaaattttttgtattcagaactattttatttttctcggaaattattcatttttattgttgtcTTCACACCCAGTAAtctcatttccaaaaaaaaactttagagTTTATCTTTTGTGTCTGtacttttacaatttttgttcatcACACTGCACGTAAATGCAAATGAAAAGCAAAAACAGAACGTCGAAAGCAGTCAGTTAGTCTAATGAAATAAAGCTCAATGCTCTCTTTTTTACCGCCCCGTTTCACTTCTGAAGCACTCTTTTCTTTCCTTCCGGCTGAGCCTCCCGAGCTGCTAACAATGAAAAGATGGAGTGAAAAAAGAGTGAAGAAATAAATGAGAAGAAGCAAGAATAGAGCATTCGTTGTCCGCCCAATTTAGAATTGAATTGAGCGGCtagtaaaaataaatagtaatCTATTCcgatttgtaaaaaaacaccCACGTAGAGTTTGTTTCACCATTTAATTGTAGATTTCTTGCTACTCTATTAGATGTTTTTTAGTCCACATAATTAACAACATTAACGTTGCTAAcatagttttcaaatgttaCTTTTAAGAATTGAGAAAGCAATGATATCGTTGACAGAAGGTTTTTTAACATCTATTATTGTACCGAAGTCTTGTTGCTAGTTTACATACATGAAGAtgtattgttttcaaaacaattactCTTTTCTccttgttttgaaaaaaactctaGTTGTGAAAGCTCTTACGTAATAAGTCACAAGGTAGTTCCGGTCAAAAATAGAATCCAGCTCTAGACTGCGTGAAACATATAGCtggtaattaatttt comes from Caenorhabditis elegans chromosome X and encodes:
- the taf-7.1 gene encoding TAFII55 protein conserved region domain-containing protein (Confirmed by transcript evidence), whose protein sequence is MSFDQPISVNLKVAKQHEDNEEWEEHLILRVPPDVVNRMEKAVNGEIDAEELGINFQEDNRTVQIRLGNQILPAKILDLPTINEVHKTLDNSTLYKVTDVSQMIICEGAMPIPKAERKKLNPEGIENREPKIEVEGSGVENKTNVQSKTARQLAKEKVKEYHYPHGITPPMKNAKKRRFRKKKEKKTMAVEEIEIELKRLLRSDLEAQSVRWKVVDDDETNPEDEDIEVYDNDDGSDLDKDDKDLFLSDDEDTL